The genomic DNA CTCAACATCAACGAAATTGTCGGCGAATCCGAAAAAATGTTCCGGCGAGTAATTGGAGAGGATATTGATTTTGTCACGATTCTGGATCCCGAACTGGGTTTTACAAAAATCGACCCCGGGCAATTTGAACAGATTCTGATGAATTTGATTATTAATGCCCGGGATGCAATGCCTCAGGGCGGGAAAATTATCCTGGAAACCCTTAATGTGGAACTGGATGAAAACTACACCCAGCAGCACGCCCAGGTCCATCCCGGATCCTACGTAATGCTGGGGGTTAGCGACAACGGCATGGGCATGGACGCCGAAACGCAGGCCCGGATTTTTGAACCCTTTTTTACCACCAAAGAAAAGGGGAAGGGTACCGGGTTGGGGTTGGCAACGGTCTACGGAATTGTTAAACAGAGCGGAGGATATATCTGGGTTTACAGCGAGCCCGGCAAGGGAACGACGTTCAAGATTTATTTTCCGCGGGTTCGTGAAGACGCCAGTGAATTTCCGGCAAAAGAGATTCTGATTGACACGTTTCAGGGAAATGAGAATATTCTGGTGGTGGAAGATGAAGAAGTGGTCCGGCGTTCGGCCATTAAAATCTTGACAAAATATGGTTACAATGTGTTTGAAGCGTCCAATGCGGGTGAGGCACTCCTGATTGCCGAACAACTTGATGAACCCATTCATTTGCTCTTAACCGACGTTATCATGCCCAAAATGAGTGGCGTTCAGCTGGCAAGCCGGCTAATGGAACTTCAGCCTCAGATGGCCGTGCTTTATATGTCGGGCTACACCGATAATGCCATTGTTCACCATGGGGTACTGGATTCCGATAAAGAATTCCTGGAAAAGCCGTTTACTCCGGAAACGCTCACCCGGAAGGTGCGGGAGGTCTTGGAGAAAAAGCGGCTTTCGGGGCAGAACACGAAAAATAAGTAAAAAAGCGCACCCGGATGAAGATGAGCGGTACCGGAGGCCGACCCGGGAAGAGAATCTCCATAAGATTGCCGTAATTTATCATGGTGATCCCTCAAAAACTTGTTGACTTTTTCTTGAAAAAGTTGTAGGTTTGAACAAAGGTTTTTGCTGTGAATGACCTGAAAGAGGAGGTAAGCCATGAAGAAACAAAGCATTTTGTTGGGTTTGGTTGTTTTTGTGCTTTTGGCGGCCGGTTCCGTTTTTGCTCAGAACACGGTACAGGAGTGGATTGCCAAAGGAGACACGGCCTACAAACATTTTGATGACAAAGCGGCTCTTGAGGCGTTTCAACATGCAGTTAAGCTGGATCCGAAAAATTATGACGTTTTATGGCGCCTCAGCCGGACCTACCTGGACATTGGGGAACATCAACCCAAAGACAAGCAATTGGACTATTACAAAAAGGCACTCATGTTTGCTGACAGCGCAATTCATGTCAATCCGAATGGCGATGAAGGCTACCTGAGACGCGCCATTGCCAATGGAAAAATCTCCTTGTTTAAAGGGGTTTTCAAGTCCATTGGATTGGTTAAAAAGGTAAGGGCCGATTGTGAGAAGGCGATTCAACTCAATCCCAAAAATGATGTGGCCTACTACGTTCTGGCGCGTGCCCATCAGGAGGTGGCTCGAAAACCGAAATTCTTCCGCGGACCCCTGGGATTGGGTTGGGCCAGTCGAAAAGAATCGAAAAAACTCTTTGAAAAAGCGCTGGCTCTGCATCCCACATTCATCATGTTTAACTTGGATTATGCCCGCCTTTTAGTCGAAATGAAACAATACGACCAGGCCAAAAAAATTCTCAAGAAGATTCCAACTCTCCCCCGCGAAGATGAAGACGATCCGCAATACAGAAAAGAAGCTGCGGCCCTGTTGAAAAAGATAGAGAACAAATAGCCGTTTTTTTTCACGA from Calditrichota bacterium includes the following:
- a CDS encoding tetratricopeptide repeat protein, giving the protein MKKQSILLGLVVFVLLAAGSVFAQNTVQEWIAKGDTAYKHFDDKAALEAFQHAVKLDPKNYDVLWRLSRTYLDIGEHQPKDKQLDYYKKALMFADSAIHVNPNGDEGYLRRAIANGKISLFKGVFKSIGLVKKVRADCEKAIQLNPKNDVAYYVLARAHQEVARKPKFFRGPLGLGWASRKESKKLFEKALALHPTFIMFNLDYARLLVEMKQYDQAKKILKKIPTLPREDEDDPQYRKEAAALLKKIENK